In Rhodobacteraceae bacterium LMO-JJ12, a single window of DNA contains:
- a CDS encoding surface lipoprotein assembly modifier: protein MPRFLRLFLMLGALYASGAHADEGVVLSPSEMRVATIIALETGDLPTAIALAEALLKRNPSDHEARILASRAYRNNGDLQKATLHARRAWKASTTKHQRYASALLMAQSLSSDGKRTSAQLWLRRAAEHAPNERLRKAAVRDFQYVRARNPVAIHLSFGVAPNSNINNGSAHSSVDIFGLPDVNLIGAAQALSGIEYSTGLSLRYRLAQTAARATDLTLKASRRDYTLSAEAKSLAPTAQGSDFALGTVSAGITQRFMQPETRAETTVSLGLGKTWYSGSPYSDFTRLSLGHSMPLSNRSRLTFGLAGERTRGPRAPHADLLRLSTSWSKGLKSGALVGLSLHLTNSQSPSSSAEYQEIAARISYAPAKPLFKGVRAMFGLGLRARDYPVTPYLPSGGRQDREVSADLTLSFENLEYYGFTPTLTFNASSANSNVGLFDVENVGMAMGIRSSF from the coding sequence ATGCCGCGCTTTCTGCGTTTGTTTTTGATGCTTGGGGCACTGTACGCAAGTGGAGCCCATGCCGACGAGGGCGTGGTGCTGTCCCCCTCTGAAATGCGTGTCGCGACTATTATTGCGCTTGAGACGGGCGACCTGCCCACAGCCATTGCTCTTGCCGAAGCCCTGCTTAAACGCAACCCAAGCGACCATGAAGCGCGTATTCTGGCCTCTCGCGCCTATCGCAACAATGGCGATCTGCAAAAAGCTACGCTGCACGCTCGCCGTGCATGGAAAGCCTCAACAACAAAACATCAGCGCTACGCTTCTGCCTTGCTGATGGCGCAGTCACTTTCTTCTGACGGGAAGCGAACAAGTGCGCAACTCTGGTTACGACGCGCGGCTGAGCACGCTCCTAACGAGCGGCTTCGGAAAGCCGCAGTGCGTGATTTTCAATACGTTCGTGCACGCAATCCTGTTGCTATTCATCTCAGCTTCGGCGTCGCGCCAAACTCCAACATAAACAACGGAAGCGCCCATTCTTCGGTTGATATTTTTGGCTTGCCTGATGTCAATCTCATCGGCGCTGCCCAAGCTCTATCCGGAATAGAGTATTCAACCGGCCTTTCGCTGCGCTATCGCTTGGCGCAGACAGCGGCCCGTGCCACGGATCTGACGCTCAAGGCCAGCCGCCGCGATTATACCCTATCCGCCGAAGCCAAGTCGCTTGCCCCGACTGCACAGGGTAGCGATTTCGCCTTGGGTACCGTCTCGGCTGGAATCACTCAGCGCTTCATGCAGCCAGAAACGCGTGCCGAAACTACAGTTTCGCTTGGACTGGGAAAAACCTGGTATAGTGGCTCGCCCTACTCTGATTTCACACGTTTATCACTGGGTCACTCAATGCCATTGTCAAATCGCTCCAGGCTCACTTTCGGGCTGGCCGGTGAGCGAACAAGAGGGCCAAGGGCACCCCATGCTGATCTCCTAAGGCTCAGCACAAGTTGGTCGAAGGGGCTAAAATCTGGCGCCTTGGTCGGACTGTCCTTACATCTCACCAACAGCCAATCACCAAGTAGTTCTGCCGAATACCAAGAGATTGCCGCCCGTATCAGCTATGCTCCTGCTAAACCGTTGTTTAAGGGCGTTCGCGCCATGTTCGGTCTGGGTTTGCGGGCACGTGATTATCCCGTCACGCCTTATCTGCCAAGCGGCGGGCGACAAGACCGCGAAGTATCGGCGGACCTGACCCTTTCTTTCGAGAATCTCGAATACTATGGTTTCACGCCCACCCTCACCTTCAACGCAAGTAGCGCTAATTCCAACGTTGGACTATTTGATGTCGAGAATGTAGGCATGGCGATGGGCATCCGTTCATCGTTCTGA
- the thyX gene encoding FAD-dependent thymidylate synthase: MSVTPEQQAEIDVQRTSPQNTLRAVSEGMERHLYSAIPILDHGFVRVVDYMGNDAAICQAARVSYGKGTKSVQNDEGLIRYLMRHWHSTPFEMCEIKLHVKLPVFVARQWIRHRTANVNEYSARYSILDREFYIPAREALAAQSEVNNQGRGELLSDEAAMQVLEILKGDAARCYDNYEQMISADGKEGLARELARMNLPANIYTQWYWKVDLHNLLHFLRLRADAHAQYEIRVYADAICKVVADWVPFAYKAFEDYRMGAVTMSAQMMSCLRRMLAGEKVTKENSGMSLREWREFEEVLAG; encoded by the coding sequence ATGAGTGTCACCCCCGAGCAACAGGCCGAAATCGACGTGCAGCGCACGAGCCCGCAAAATACGTTGCGCGCAGTGAGTGAAGGCATGGAGCGCCATCTCTATTCAGCGATTCCTATATTGGATCATGGTTTCGTCAGAGTGGTCGACTATATGGGCAACGATGCAGCGATCTGTCAGGCGGCACGGGTTAGCTATGGCAAGGGGACCAAGAGCGTGCAGAATGATGAAGGGCTGATCCGTTATCTGATGCGGCACTGGCATTCGACACCGTTCGAGATGTGCGAAATCAAGCTTCATGTGAAGCTACCGGTATTTGTGGCGCGGCAATGGATCAGACATCGGACAGCGAATGTTAATGAATATTCGGCGCGCTATTCGATTCTGGACCGCGAATTTTACATTCCGGCGCGAGAAGCGCTGGCGGCGCAATCGGAGGTCAACAACCAGGGGCGCGGTGAGCTTTTGTCAGATGAGGCCGCCATGCAGGTGTTGGAGATATTGAAGGGTGATGCCGCGCGGTGCTACGACAACTATGAGCAAATGATTTCGGCTGACGGCAAGGAAGGGTTGGCGCGCGAGCTGGCCCGGATGAACCTGCCCGCGAATATATATACCCAATGGTATTGGAAGGTGGATCTGCACAATCTGTTGCATTTCTTGCGGCTCCGCGCCGACGCACATGCGCAATACGAAATCCGGGTTTATGCCGATGCGATCTGCAAGGTCGTAGCGGACTGGGTGCCATTCGCGTACAAGGCGTTCGAGGATTACCGGATGGGTGCTGTTACTATGAGCGCCCAAATGATGAGTTGTTTGCGGCGAATGCTGGCTGGCGAAAAGGTCACTAAAGAAAACTCAGGCATGTCGCTTCGCGAGTGGCGGGAGTTTGAGGAGGTTCTGGCAGGGTGA
- a CDS encoding arsenate reductase produces MVIYGLKNCDTCRKALKQLGDASFRDVRTDGVPADLKARALGKFGDKLLNRRSTTWRELGEKERTLAPEVLLAMHPTLMKRPLIEADGCLYLGWDSRVQAAVLLKAGQQP; encoded by the coding sequence ATGGTCATCTATGGATTGAAGAACTGTGATACCTGCCGCAAGGCTCTGAAACAGCTGGGTGATGCGAGCTTTCGAGATGTTCGGACTGACGGTGTTCCCGCTGATTTGAAGGCACGCGCGCTAGGGAAATTTGGCGATAAGTTGCTCAACCGGCGGTCGACAACCTGGCGAGAGTTGGGCGAGAAAGAGCGGACCCTGGCACCCGAAGTATTGCTCGCGATGCATCCGACCCTGATGAAACGGCCATTGATCGAGGCTGATGGCTGTCTTTATTTAGGTTGGGACAGCCGAGTTCAGGCCGCAGTGCTTTTAAAAGCAGGGCAGCAACCATAA